The following proteins are co-located in the Deltaproteobacteria bacterium genome:
- a CDS encoding Zn-dependent alcohol dehydrogenase, with protein MKAAVMRAFNAPLQFEEIEVGRPGPREVIVRTVATGVCHSDLHVIEAGLPVPPPLVLGHEPAGIVEAIGADVTHVVPGDHVIGCLSAFCGNCEYCLSGKPNLCGGAATMRKPGEPSRLTKGAETINQFAHLGSFAEKMLVHENAIVKIRSDMPLDRAALKSCGVTTGLGAVLNTARIHAGSTCVVVGCGGVGLSAIQGARIGGASRIIAVDTQPWKLELAKSLGATDGVNAKDGDAVMGVHGLIPGGVDYAFECLGAKQTVTQAFAMVKKGGTAVMVGVVPMGQMVEFPGLDLVLSGKKILGSMMGDNRFRTDMPRYVDFYLSGQLKLDEMISARLPLDRVNHAFDEMRKGAAARSVVVFES; from the coding sequence ATGAAGGCCGCCGTCATGCGCGCGTTCAATGCGCCGCTCCAGTTCGAGGAGATCGAGGTCGGCCGGCCCGGGCCGCGCGAGGTGATCGTGCGCACCGTGGCCACCGGCGTCTGCCACAGCGACCTGCACGTGATCGAGGCGGGCCTGCCCGTGCCGCCCCCGCTCGTGCTCGGCCACGAGCCGGCGGGGATCGTCGAGGCGATCGGGGCCGACGTGACGCACGTCGTGCCGGGCGACCACGTGATCGGCTGCCTCTCCGCGTTCTGCGGCAACTGCGAGTACTGCCTCTCGGGCAAGCCCAACCTCTGCGGCGGCGCGGCGACGATGCGCAAGCCCGGCGAGCCGTCGCGGCTCACGAAGGGCGCCGAGACGATCAACCAGTTCGCGCACCTCGGTTCGTTCGCCGAGAAGATGCTCGTGCACGAGAACGCGATCGTGAAGATCCGAAGCGACATGCCGCTCGACCGCGCCGCGCTGAAAAGCTGCGGCGTGACGACGGGGCTCGGCGCGGTGCTGAACACCGCGCGCATCCACGCCGGCAGCACCTGCGTCGTGGTCGGCTGCGGGGGCGTCGGCCTGTCCGCGATCCAGGGCGCGCGGATCGGCGGCGCGAGCCGGATCATCGCGGTCGACACGCAGCCGTGGAAGCTCGAGCTGGCCAAGTCGCTCGGCGCGACCGACGGCGTGAACGCGAAGGACGGCGACGCGGTGATGGGCGTGCACGGCCTGATCCCCGGCGGCGTGGACTACGCGTTCGAGTGCCTGGGCGCGAAGCAGACCGTCACGCAGGCCTTCGCGATGGTGAAGAAGGGCGGCACGGCGGTCATGGTCGGCGTGGTCCCGATGGGGCAGATGGTCGAGTTCCCGGGGCTGGACCTGGTGCTCTCGGGAAAGAAGATCCTCGGCTCGATGATGGGCGACAACCGCTTCCGAACCGACATGCCGCGCTACGTCGACTTCTACCTGTCCGGGCAGCTCAAGCTCGACGAGATGATCTCGGCGCGGCTCCCGCTCGACCGGGTGAACCACGCCTTCGACGAGATGCGAAAGGGCGCCGCGGCCCGAAGCGTCGTCGTCTTCGAGAGCTAG
- a CDS encoding SDR family NAD(P)-dependent oxidoreductase codes for MRDLAGKVAVVTGGGSGIGAALARGFAAEGMDVAVADIQADAAEQVAAEVRATGRRAIAVATDVSSADSVEALANRSFAELGACHVLCNNAGVLVMGGLETRTRKDWEWVLGVNLWGVINGVLAFVPRMLAQPGEKQIVNTGSTSGLIAAPGVGVYGTAKYGVVGLSEHLRRDLSRHGIGVSVLCPGGVQTKILHSERNRPAELGTSKIERSDVALLTGGGPLHPDEMQPPEAIAAAVIEGIRANDAFIVTHAHYREKVEARHAELMRAFDKAEARRR; via the coding sequence ATGCGAGACCTGGCAGGCAAGGTGGCGGTGGTGACCGGCGGCGGCAGCGGAATCGGCGCGGCGCTCGCGCGCGGATTCGCCGCCGAGGGAATGGACGTGGCGGTCGCCGACATCCAAGCCGACGCCGCGGAGCAGGTCGCGGCCGAAGTCCGCGCGACCGGGCGCCGCGCGATCGCCGTGGCCACCGACGTCTCGAGCGCAGATTCCGTCGAGGCTCTGGCCAATCGCAGCTTCGCCGAGCTCGGCGCCTGCCACGTGCTCTGCAACAACGCGGGCGTGCTGGTGATGGGGGGCCTGGAGACGCGCACGCGCAAGGACTGGGAGTGGGTGCTCGGCGTGAATCTCTGGGGCGTGATCAACGGCGTGCTCGCGTTCGTGCCGAGAATGCTCGCGCAGCCGGGCGAGAAGCAGATCGTGAACACCGGTTCGACCTCGGGCCTGATCGCAGCGCCGGGCGTGGGCGTGTACGGCACCGCGAAGTACGGCGTGGTCGGCCTCTCGGAACACCTTCGCCGCGACCTTTCGCGGCACGGGATCGGCGTCTCGGTCCTGTGTCCGGGGGGCGTGCAGACGAAGATCCTGCACAGCGAGCGAAATCGCCCCGCGGAGCTCGGCACGTCGAAGATCGAGCGCTCCGACGTCGCCCTTCTCACCGGCGGCGGCCCGCTGCACCCCGACGAGATGCAGCCGCCCGAGGCGATCGCGGCCGCCGTGATCGAGGGCATCCGCGCGAACGACGCGTTCATCGTCACCCACGCGCACTACCGCGAGAAGGTCGAGGCGCGCCATGCCGAGCTGATGCGCGCCTTCGACAAGGCGGAGGCGCGCAGGCGCTAG
- a CDS encoding pyridoxamine 5'-phosphate oxidase translates to MAKLAMSRAEREAFLAAVRVGVISIAEQGRGPLTVPIWYGYEPGGELWIVTERDSRKGKLLLKADRFSLCAQTETPPYQYVSVEGPIVALERAELERHTRVLARRYLGVEGGDAYVKATGAGDESDGSIVVRMRPERWLTVDYRKLYGG, encoded by the coding sequence ATGGCGAAGCTTGCGATGTCGCGCGCCGAGCGCGAGGCGTTCCTGGCGGCCGTGCGCGTCGGCGTGATCAGCATCGCCGAGCAGGGCCGCGGCCCGCTCACCGTGCCGATCTGGTACGGCTACGAGCCGGGCGGCGAGCTCTGGATCGTGACCGAGCGCGACTCGCGCAAGGGCAAGCTGCTGCTCAAGGCCGACCGCTTCAGCCTCTGCGCGCAGACCGAGACGCCGCCGTACCAGTACGTCTCGGTCGAGGGCCCGATCGTCGCGCTCGAGCGCGCGGAGCTGGAGCGACACACGCGGGTGTTGGCGCGCCGCTACCTGGGCGTGGAGGGCGGCGACGCCTACGTGAAGGCCACCGGCGCCGGCGACGAGAGTGACGGGAGCATCGTCGTGCGAATGCGCCCGGAGCGCTGGCTCACCGTCGACTACCGAAAGCTCTACGGCGGCTGA
- a CDS encoding acyl-CoA dehydrogenase has translation METLRADVRAWIAENHPGEPGFKLPQSALEVADDRQFDWLRDWQRKLYDAGYVGAEWPREYGGRGRERGAQRVIDQELARARAPFLLNLVGLSWAGPVILRYGTEAQKRRLIAPLLRADEIWCQGFSEPGAGSDLASLRAKAVRAGDAFQIDGHKVWTTLGRYADWCILLARTDPDAVKHAGISYFLAPMKIPGVEVLPLVKMTGEGGFNQVIWTDARIPADALLGREGQGWEIATATLQFERGAAEGSAGGSGGGGEQVGRVAALARALARDADPVVRDRLADFWIRETALRANAQRARVAGLLSDRPEALPLMQKLTASELTQALADFACELEGDAAGLWIDDPGAIENADWQRSYMNSFAMTIAGGTSEILRNILGERALGLPKTR, from the coding sequence ATGGAGACCCTGCGCGCAGACGTCCGCGCCTGGATCGCGGAGAACCATCCGGGCGAGCCCGGCTTCAAGCTTCCGCAGAGCGCGCTCGAGGTGGCCGACGACCGGCAGTTCGACTGGCTTCGCGACTGGCAGCGCAAGCTCTACGACGCCGGCTACGTCGGCGCGGAGTGGCCCCGCGAGTACGGCGGGCGCGGACGCGAGCGCGGCGCGCAGCGCGTGATCGACCAGGAGCTGGCGCGGGCGCGCGCGCCTTTCCTGTTGAACCTGGTCGGGCTCTCCTGGGCGGGGCCGGTGATCCTTCGCTACGGAACCGAGGCGCAGAAGCGCAGGCTGATCGCGCCGCTGCTCCGCGCCGACGAGATCTGGTGCCAGGGATTCAGCGAGCCCGGCGCGGGCAGCGACCTGGCGTCGCTGCGCGCCAAGGCGGTTCGCGCGGGGGATGCCTTTCAGATCGACGGCCACAAGGTCTGGACCACACTCGGCCGCTACGCCGACTGGTGTATCCTGCTCGCGCGCACGGACCCGGACGCCGTGAAGCACGCGGGGATCTCGTACTTCCTGGCGCCGATGAAGATCCCCGGCGTCGAGGTCCTGCCGCTGGTCAAGATGACCGGCGAGGGCGGCTTCAACCAGGTGATCTGGACCGACGCGCGAATCCCCGCGGACGCGCTGCTCGGCCGCGAGGGCCAGGGCTGGGAGATCGCGACCGCCACGCTGCAGTTCGAGCGCGGCGCGGCGGAGGGATCCGCCGGCGGATCGGGCGGAGGCGGCGAGCAGGTCGGGCGAGTGGCCGCGCTCGCGCGAGCGCTGGCTCGCGACGCGGATCCGGTCGTGCGCGATCGGCTCGCCGATTTCTGGATCCGCGAGACGGCGCTTCGCGCGAACGCGCAGCGCGCGCGGGTGGCCGGCCTCCTCTCCGACCGGCCCGAGGCGCTGCCGCTGATGCAGAAGCTCACCGCTTCGGAGCTCACGCAGGCGCTCGCCGACTTCGCCTGCGAGCTCGAGGGCGACGCCGCCGGGCTCTGGATCGACGATCCAGGCGCGATCGAGAACGCGGACTGGCAGCGCAGCTACATGAACTCGTTCGCGATGACGATCGCGGGCGGAACCAGCGAGATCCTGCGCAACATCCTCGGAGAACGGGCGCTCGGGCTCCCGAAGACGCGATGA
- a CDS encoding acyl-CoA dehydrogenase — MNPQIRYSEEQALLRGEARRWLDERFPIARVRELAESEAGEDPLDWKQLAGLGWLGLVVPESFGGAQLGATDLAVLMEETGRRLLPSPLLPSTLAALALVTDGSDAQRKRFLPAIAAGEIRAVYAGSASVWGASSADALIVPRGGGLEIVERSSGGLETAPEIVLDRTRRSARVTRNGVALGADAPSDRLAAMACLALAAEMAGGADALLALTCAYAATREQFGKPIGSFQAVKHPLVNVLIGVESLRSLVYAAATAFDANSPDAETLARMAKALACDVYVFAASRAVQLHGGYGFTLDCDAHLYLKRAQASRPAFGDAMAQRRWLADRLPGAAPL, encoded by the coding sequence ATGAACCCGCAGATCCGCTACAGCGAGGAGCAGGCGCTGCTGCGCGGCGAGGCGCGGCGCTGGCTCGACGAGCGCTTTCCGATCGCGCGTGTGCGCGAGCTCGCCGAGAGCGAGGCCGGCGAGGACCCGTTGGACTGGAAGCAGCTCGCGGGGCTGGGCTGGCTCGGGCTCGTCGTCCCGGAGAGCTTCGGCGGCGCGCAGCTCGGCGCGACCGATCTCGCGGTGCTGATGGAGGAGACCGGCCGACGGCTGCTGCCGTCTCCGCTTCTGCCGTCGACGCTGGCCGCACTCGCGCTCGTCACAGACGGCAGCGATGCGCAGCGGAAGCGCTTCCTGCCCGCGATCGCCGCGGGCGAGATCCGCGCGGTGTACGCGGGCTCGGCCTCGGTCTGGGGCGCGTCGAGCGCGGACGCGCTGATCGTCCCGCGCGGCGGCGGGCTCGAGATCGTCGAGCGGAGCTCGGGCGGGCTCGAGACCGCGCCGGAGATCGTCCTGGACCGGACGCGGCGCAGCGCGCGCGTGACACGGAACGGCGTCGCGCTCGGGGCGGACGCACCTTCGGACCGGCTGGCCGCAATGGCGTGCCTCGCGCTGGCGGCCGAGATGGCCGGCGGCGCCGACGCGCTGCTCGCGTTGACCTGCGCCTACGCGGCCACGCGCGAGCAGTTCGGAAAGCCGATCGGCTCGTTCCAAGCGGTGAAGCACCCGCTGGTGAACGTGCTGATCGGCGTCGAGAGCCTGCGCTCGCTGGTCTACGCAGCGGCGACCGCGTTCGACGCGAACAGCCCCGACGCAGAGACGCTGGCGCGCATGGCCAAGGCGCTCGCCTGCGACGTGTACGTCTTCGCGGCCTCGCGCGCGGTGCAGCTCCACGGCGGCTACGGCTTCACGCTCGACTGCGACGCGCACCTGTACCTGAAGCGCGCACAGGCCTCGCGCCCCGCGTTCGGCGACGCGATGGCGCAGCGGCGCTGGCTGGCGGACCGGCTGCCCGGGGCCGCCCCGCTCTAG